The genomic stretch GCTCGGGCTCCAGCTGGTGATGTCCAGCCCGTTGATGCGGTGGTTGACGATGTCGATCGGGACGGCGATCAGGAACAGTCCGATCCCCCACTGCATGAGCCGCAGTGCGCGCCGGTCGACGCCGTAGCCGGTGTAGCTGTGGAAGATCACCAGGCCGACGACCAGGGCCGTGCCCGCCGAGTTCAGCAGATGGGGCGGGGCGAGGTCGTCGCGCAGCCACCGGAAGTGCCAGGAGACGTCCCAGGTGGAGCCGAACATCTTCAGCAGGAACGCGCCGAGCCAGGCCGTGTAGATCCACCGCAGCTCGGTCTCGGTCGTGACCCGGCCGGGGCGCCCCGGTGTCATGTAGGCCAGCCAGAACCAGCGCACGAGGGCGACCGGGTGGGCGAGCCCGTTGACCAGAGAGCCCGGGGGCGGCGGGACCGCCGGACGCGCGGGGACAGCAGGAGAGGGCACGGGAACTTCCTAGGCTCGGTGGAGTGGACCCGACCCTAGCTGCGGAGGACGCCGATTCCGACCCTCCCGATGGCGCTGTCGCGACGCGTGCGGTAGAGGCCGGGCAGTCGGGGCGAGCGGGACGCGCGGTGCGTACTCTCGGACCACGTGGCAGAGAGCGCAGGGCACCTCGTCTGGATCGACTGCGAGATGACGGGCCTGGACCTCGTCAAGGACAAGCTGATCGAGGTCGCGGTGGTCGTCACCGACAGCGAGCTCAACGTCCTGGACAAGGGCCTGGACCTGATCATCTCCGCCGGCGACGCCGATCTCGACGGCATGGACGAGGTCGTCGTCGAGATGCACCGGAAGTCGGGGCTGACCGACGCCGTGCGCGCCTCCACCCTCACCGTCGCCGAGGCGGAGCAGCAGCTGCTCGCCTACATCAAGCAGTGGGTGCCCGAGCGCCGGACCGCCCCGCTGTGCGGCAACTCGATCGGCACCGACCGCGGCTTCCTCGCCCGGGACATGCCCGAGCTCGACGACCACCTGCACTACCGGATGGTCGACGTCTCCTCGATCAAGGAGCTCGCCCGCCGCTGGTTCCCGCGCGTGTACTTCGCCCAGCCGCCGAAGGGCCTGGCCCACCGCGCCCTCGCCGACATCATCGAGTCGATCCGGGAGCTGGCGTACTACCGGCGAACCCTGTTCGTGCCGGCCCCGGGTCCGAACAGCGACCAGGCGAAGGGCGCCGCCGACGAGGTCATCGGCTCGTTCGCGGGAATCCTGGCGGCAGGCGACGCCACCCCGGAGGGGGCCGCTCCCCCGGTCGCGTCGGAGGGCTGACCCGCTCCGGTATCGTTGCTCCGGTTCGGCCGCTCGGTGGCCGTCCATGGTGGGTGTAGCTCAGCTGGTAGAGCACCAGGTTGTGATCCTGGGTGTCGCGGGTTCGAGCCCCGTCACTCACCCCACCCCGAGAGGCCCTGGTCGATCCCCCGACCAGGGCCTCTCCCCGTTCGCTGCGCCCCCGGGAACGGTCACAAGGGATGCCTCGCAGATGGTGGCGATGCGGGGCAGTGGCGGGGCCACTGCGCTCCGAGCTAGTGGTCCACTCGTGCTGTCCCCCGGCGCAGGGCGAGGCCATCGAGGAGCAGTCCTGCGGCGAGCGCCGCGCCCACCCCCTCGCCGGCACGCATGCGCAGGTCGAGCAGTGGCTCCAGCCCGAGATCGGTGAGGACCTGGGCGTGCCCTACTTCGCGGCTGCGCTGGCCGGCGATCAGCGAAGCCTGGACGGCCGGTTCCACGCGCACCGCCAGCAGGGCGGCGAGCGACACGACGAAGCCATCGAGGACGACCGCCGCACCGGCCGCCGCGACGCCCAGCGTGACCCCGGTCAGTACCGCCAAGTCCGGGCCGCCGAGCTCGGCGAGAACGCGGACGGGATCGTCGGCCAGCCCGGGGGCGGCCTGCCGGACCCGCTGCACAGCGGCGGCGACGACGGCGAGCTTTCGGTCGAGGACGGCGCTGTCCGCGCCGGAGCCGAGCCCGGTGACCCCCGCGGGGTCTACATCGAGCAGGCCGCAGGCGACCGCAGCGGCGACCGTGGTGTTGGCGACGCCTACCTCACCGAGCGCGACCAGCCCCGCCCCACCGACCTGCCGTCCGAGCTCGCGGCCGGCCTCGAGCAGGCGCACCGTGTCGGCCGGGCTCATCGCCGCCTGACTGACCAGATCACCGCGCCGGTCACGGGGCCGCAGCGGCGTCGCTCCCTCGATCGGCCCCCCGGCGACGCCGGCGTCCACGACGATCGGGCGCAGCCCGACCGTGCGGGCGGCGGTGGACCCGAGCGAGCTTCCGTGGACCGCGGCGCGGGTGACCTCCCGCGTGATCCCCAGGTCGTAGGCCGAGACCCGGTGCGCGGCGACGGGGTGGTCGGCGGCAGCGAGCACCAGAACGCCGTCGGCGACCTCTCCCCGACCGAGGGCGACGAGCCGGTCCAGCGCCCGGTCCAGGACCCCGAGCGACCCCGGCGGGGTCAGCAGCCGGTCGGCCCGGTCCCGGGCGGCGACCACGGCCGACGGCTCCGGAGCGCGCAGCCGGGAGTCCGGCGGGACGGGGGCGTCCGGATGGGCCGGCCAGCGGTTCGCGAGAACCACGGACGACAACGGGCTGCGCCGCGACCACCCCGCCCGTTCGAGCCCCGGGGCGGGCGGCCGCTCGTCGGGCCAGCCCAGGCACAGCCAGCCCAGTGTGACCACGCCGTCGGGCAAGCCCAGCAGGGAGGCCAGGTCCTCCGGGCGGAACAGAGTGACCCAGCCAAGCCCGAGCCCCTCCGACCGCGCGGCCAGCCACAGGTTCTGGATCGCGGTTGCGCAGCTCCACAGGTCGGCGTCCGGGAAGGTCGCCCGGCCCAGCACCCCGGCGGCGGCGGTCCGGCGATCGCAGCAGACGACCACACCCAGGGGCGCCTCCCGGACGCCTTCCAATTGCAGGTCAAGCAGCCGACGGGCGGCCTCGGGCTCGAGCTGGCCGGCCTGGCGCAGCCGTTCCCGGTCGGTGAGCACCGCGGCGCGGTCGCGGACCTCGGGATCGTCGACGACCACGAACCGCCACGGCTGGCTGTGGCCCACGGAGGGCGCCTCGTGGGCGGCGGTGAGAATTCGGGTGAGGACGTCGTCCGGCACCGGGTCCGGGCGGAACCGGCGGACGTCGCGCCGCGCGGCCACGACCTCGTACAGGGCGTCGCGCACCGACGGCGGCATGGCCCAGCCGGTGGGGTCCGCCGCCCGCTGCGAGGCGGACGTCCGATCACCGATCAGCGGCACCGGCCGCGGCCACACGCTCATCCGAGACTCCCGCCCCTTCCTCCCGGCTCGTTCACTGGACCGGCGCGCCGCTGCCCTCCAGGTCGCCCTCGGTGTCGAGGTAGGCCTGCTGGAGCTCGGCCAGCAGGGCCGGGTCGGGCTCGGCCCACATCTTCCGGTCGGCGGCCTCCAGCAGCCGTTCGGCGATGCCGTGCAGCGCCCACGGGTTCGACGTCTCCATGAACTCGCGGTTCTCGGGATCGAGCACGTAGGTCTGGGCCAACTTTTCGTACATCCAGTCGGCGACCACGCCCGTCGTGGCGTCGTAGCCGAACAGGTAGTCGACGGTGGCGGCCAGCTCGAACGCGCCCTTGTAGCCGTGCCGGCGCATCGCCGCGAGCCACTTCGGGTTGACCACCCGGGCCCGGAACACCCGCGCGGTCTCCTCGGTCAGCGAGCGGGTGCGCACGGACTCCGGGCGGGTCGAGTCGCCGATGTAGGCCGCCGGCTCGGCGCCGGTGAGCGCGCGGACCGTGGCCACCATCCCGCCGTGGTACTGGAAGTAGTCGTCGGAGTCGGCGATGTCGTGCTCGCGGGTGTCCACGTTCTTGGCCGCGACGGCGATCCGCCGGTACGCCGTCTCCATGTCGGGCCGCGCCTGCACGCCGTCGAGGTCCCGGCCGTAGGCGTAGCCGCCCCACACCGCGTAGACCTCGGCGAGGTCGGCGTCGCCCCGCCAGTCGCGGGAGTCGATCAGCGACAGCAGCCCCGCCCCGTAGGCGCCGGGCTTCGAGCCGAACACCCGGGTGGTGGCCCGCCGCCGGTCCCCGTGCGTGGCGACGTCGGCCTCCACGTGCGCCCGCACGAAGTTCTGCTCGTCCGGCTCGTCGAGCGAGGCGGCCAGGGTCACGGCGTCGTCGAGCATGGTGACCACGTGCGGGAAGGCGTCCCGGAAGAAGCCGCTGATCCGCACGGTGACGTCGATCCGCGGCCGGCCCAGCTCGTCGAGCGGCACCGGCTCCAGCGCCGTCACCCGGCGGGAGGCGTCGTCCCAGACGGGGCGGACGCCGAGGAGTGCGAGCACCTCGGCGACGTCGTCCCCGGAGGTGCGCATGGCCGACGTCCCCCAGACCGACAGCCCGACCGACCGCGGGTACTCCCCCGTGTCGGCGCAGTAGCGCTCGACCAGCGACTCGGCGAGCGCCTGCCCGGTCTCCCAGGCCAACCGCGAGGGCACGGCGCGCGGGTCGACGGAGTAGAAGTTCCGGCCGGTCGGCAGCACGTTGACCAGCCCGCGCAGCGGCGAGCCCGACGGCCCAGCGGGCACGTAGCCGCCCTCCAGGGCGTGCAGGGTGGCGTCGAGCTCGTCGGTGGTCCGGGCCAGGCGCGGCAGCACCTCTTCGACGGCGAAGCGCAGGACGGCGGCGACCTGCTCGTCGTCCCTGCCCAGGACGTCCCGCACGACCTCGTCCACCGCTCCGGTGGTCCAGTCGCGCTGCTCCATGCTCTCGACCAGCGCCTGCGCCTGCGCCTCGACGGCGTCCGTGGCGTGCAGCCCGGCGGTGCCGTCCTCGGCCAGCCCGAGCGCCTCGCGCAACCCGGGCAGTGCCACCGAGCCGCCCCAGATCTGGCGGGCACGGAGCATGGCGAGCACCAGGTCGACCCGATCCTGGCCGACGGGAGGTGCGCCGAGCACGTGCAGGCCGTCGCGGATCTGCGAGTCCTTGATCTCGCACAGCCACCCGTCGACGTGCAGGATCATCTCGTCGAAGTGGTCGTCCTCCGGCCGCTCGTTCAACCCCAGGTCGTGCTCGAGCTTGGCGGCCTGCAGCAGCGTCCAGATCTGCGCGCGGACGGCCGGCAGCTTCGCCGGGTCCATCGCGGCGACGTTGGCGTGCTCGTCGAGCAGCTGCTCCAGGCGCGCGATGTCGCCGTAGGTGTCGGCCCGCGCCATGGGCGGGACCATGTGGTCGACGAGCGTGGCGTGCGCCCGGCGCTTGGCCTGCGAGCCCTCGCCCGGGTCGTTGACGAGGAACGGGTAGACCAGCGGCAGGTCGCCGATCGCGGCGTCCGGCCCGCAGGAGGCGCTCAGCCCGACGGTCTTGCCGGGCAGCCACTCCATGTTGCCGTGCTTGCCGACGTGCACCAGCGCGTGCGCGCCGAACTCCGACCGCAGCCACCAGTAGGCGGCCAGGTAGTGGTGCGACGGCGGCAGGTCGGGGTCGTGGTAGATCGCGATCGGGTTCTCGCCGAAGCCGCGCGGCGGCTGCACCATGACGACGACGTGGCCGGCGCGGAGAGCTGCGAACACGATGTCGTCGCCGTCCACGAACAGCGTGCCCGGCGGCTGCCCCCAGTGCTCCACCATCGCGTCGCGGAGGTCCTCGGGCAGCGTGTCGAAGAAGGCGCGGTAGCGCGCGGCCGGGATGCGCACCGGGTTGCC from Blastococcus sp. PRF04-17 encodes the following:
- the bluB gene encoding 5,6-dimethylbenzimidazole synthase codes for the protein MSVWPRPVPLIGDRTSASQRAADPTGWAMPPSVRDALYEVVAARRDVRRFRPDPVPDDVLTRILTAAHEAPSVGHSQPWRFVVVDDPEVRDRAAVLTDRERLRQAGQLEPEAARRLLDLQLEGVREAPLGVVVCCDRRTAAAGVLGRATFPDADLWSCATAIQNLWLAARSEGLGLGWVTLFRPEDLASLLGLPDGVVTLGWLCLGWPDERPPAPGLERAGWSRRSPLSSVVLANRWPAHPDAPVPPDSRLRAPEPSAVVAARDRADRLLTPPGSLGVLDRALDRLVALGRGEVADGVLVLAAADHPVAAHRVSAYDLGITREVTRAAVHGSSLGSTAARTVGLRPIVVDAGVAGGPIEGATPLRPRDRRGDLVSQAAMSPADTVRLLEAGRELGRQVGGAGLVALGEVGVANTTVAAAVACGLLDVDPAGVTGLGSGADSAVLDRKLAVVAAAVQRVRQAAPGLADDPVRVLAELGGPDLAVLTGVTLGVAAAGAAVVLDGFVVSLAALLAVRVEPAVQASLIAGQRSREVGHAQVLTDLGLEPLLDLRMRAGEGVGAALAAGLLLDGLALRRGTARVDH
- the orn gene encoding oligoribonuclease, translated to MAESAGHLVWIDCEMTGLDLVKDKLIEVAVVVTDSELNVLDKGLDLIISAGDADLDGMDEVVVEMHRKSGLTDAVRASTLTVAEAEQQLLAYIKQWVPERRTAPLCGNSIGTDRGFLARDMPELDDHLHYRMVDVSSIKELARRWFPRVYFAQPPKGLAHRALADIIESIRELAYYRRTLFVPAPGPNSDQAKGAADEVIGSFAGILAAGDATPEGAAPPVASEG
- the cobN gene encoding cobaltochelatase subunit CobN, whose protein sequence is MPASGPTVAVLYYRAHHLAGNTAFVEALCSAIEDAGGQALPVFTSSLRSVDPELLATLKGADALVVTVLAAGGSRPATAQAGGDDGAWDVGALAELDVPVIQGLCLTRSRDEWLADDDGLSPLDVGNQVAIPEFDGRLISVPFSFKETDADGLTHYVADAERAARVAGTAVAHARLRHTPPAERRIVVMLSAYPTKHARIGNAVGLDTPASVVRLLAAMQGQGYDIGPFDGPGALPGVAQLDGDALVHALIAAGGQDADWLTEEQLAGNPVRIPAARYRAFFDTLPEDLRDAMVEHWGQPPGTLFVDGDDIVFAALRAGHVVVMVQPPRGFGENPIAIYHDPDLPPSHHYLAAYWWLRSEFGAHALVHVGKHGNMEWLPGKTVGLSASCGPDAAIGDLPLVYPFLVNDPGEGSQAKRRAHATLVDHMVPPMARADTYGDIARLEQLLDEHANVAAMDPAKLPAVRAQIWTLLQAAKLEHDLGLNERPEDDHFDEMILHVDGWLCEIKDSQIRDGLHVLGAPPVGQDRVDLVLAMLRARQIWGGSVALPGLREALGLAEDGTAGLHATDAVEAQAQALVESMEQRDWTTGAVDEVVRDVLGRDDEQVAAVLRFAVEEVLPRLARTTDELDATLHALEGGYVPAGPSGSPLRGLVNVLPTGRNFYSVDPRAVPSRLAWETGQALAESLVERYCADTGEYPRSVGLSVWGTSAMRTSGDDVAEVLALLGVRPVWDDASRRVTALEPVPLDELGRPRIDVTVRISGFFRDAFPHVVTMLDDAVTLAASLDEPDEQNFVRAHVEADVATHGDRRRATTRVFGSKPGAYGAGLLSLIDSRDWRGDADLAEVYAVWGGYAYGRDLDGVQARPDMETAYRRIAVAAKNVDTREHDIADSDDYFQYHGGMVATVRALTGAEPAAYIGDSTRPESVRTRSLTEETARVFRARVVNPKWLAAMRRHGYKGAFELAATVDYLFGYDATTGVVADWMYEKLAQTYVLDPENREFMETSNPWALHGIAERLLEAADRKMWAEPDPALLAELQQAYLDTEGDLEGSGAPVQ